In Myxocyprinus asiaticus isolate MX2 ecotype Aquarium Trade chromosome 3, UBuf_Myxa_2, whole genome shotgun sequence, the following proteins share a genomic window:
- the LOC127422083 gene encoding uncharacterized protein LOC127422083 isoform X6: protein MVFELMQKGPVMEVPTDSPFNEDQARHYFRDIVLGIEYLHYQKIVHRDIKPSNLLLGDDGHVKIADFGVSNQFEGNDALLSSTAGTPAFMAPETLSDNRKSFSGKALDVWAMGVTLYCFVYGKCPFIDEYILALHNKIKSKLVEFPEIVTLVLKPRIETEVRPMESSQVAEILQSLASMQQSHQRSMLELCQDQERRFFEILRAQAGDRLTIRSLLGQEKERAVTLDHRSQLPPPTLLKMGADDDAEAFLDLFERTAEIWGWPRDQWAARLLPLLSGEAQLAAQQLPATNLLAYDNLKKSILQRVGRSPEEYRQLFRTLKLEKTDHPFAFSQWLRDECRKWLLAGNHDVVGIIDQVVLEQLIHRLPRGTAEWVHCHHPASLEEAVRLAEDHLAAYQRVVEPSHSLSPSPMFSPISSPSPSLSHSALSPEPVPALRR, encoded by the exons ATGG TATTTGAGCTGATGCAGAAGGG GCCTGTGATGGAGGTCCCCACCGATAGTCCCTTCAATGAGGACCAGGCACGCCACTACTTCAGAGATATTGTTCTGGGCATCGAGTACT TGCACTATCAGAAGATTGTTCACAGGGATATCAAGCCATCTAATTTGTTACTGGGAGATGATGGTCATGTCAAGATTGCTGATTTTGGAGTCAGTAACCAGTTTGAGGGTAATGATGCCTTGCTGTCCAGCACTGCCGGCACTCCTGCTTTCATGGCCCCAGAGACGCTATCAGACAATCGCAAGAGCTTCAGTGGAAAG GCTCTTGATGTGTGGGCTATGGGAGTGACTCTCTATTGTTTTGTGTATGGGAAG TGCCCATTTATTGATGAGTACATACTGGCACTTCACAATAAGATCAAGAGTAAGCTGGTGGAGTTCCCCGAGAT tgttacactggtgctgaaacccaggatcgaaactgaagtacgccccatggagtcctcccaggtggctgagatcctccagtccctcgccagtaTGCAACAATCCCACCAGCGATCAATGCTTGAGCTATGTCAAGACCAGGAACGGCGCTTCTTTGAGATCCTACGGGCTCAAGCAGGGGACCGGCTCACGATCCGGAGCCTCCTTGgccaggagaaagagagagccgTGACCCTGGACCACCGTAGCCAACTGCCTCCCCCCACACTCCTGAAGATGGGAGCTGACGACGATGCCGAGGCTTTCCTTGATTTGTTTGAGAGAACCGCggaaatctggggctggccgcgtgaTCAGTGGGCTGCCAGACTCCTCcccttgctgtccggggaagctcaGCTTGCCGCCCAACAGTTGCCGGCGACTAATCTCCTGGCCTATGACAACCTGaaaaagtccatcctgcagcgggtgggtCGTAGCCCGGAAGAGTATCGCCAGCTGTTCCGGACCTTAAAGCTGGAGAAGACCGACCACCCATTTGCTTTTTCCCAATGGCTCAGAGATgagtgccggaaatggctgctggcggggaatCATGACGTCgtgggaattatcgaccaggtggtactggagcagctgatccatcgactgccaagaggaacggcggagtgggtccattGCCACCACccagcgtcgctggaggaagctgttcgtctggcggaggaccatttggcGGCGTACCAGAGGGTGGttgagccctcccactctctctccccctcccctatgttttccccgatctcttccccctccccttctctctctcactctgctctttccccagagcccgttcctgccctgcGGAGGTGA